The Limnospira fusiformis SAG 85.79 genomic interval CTGGATAACTAATGGTAGGTGGGGATTTTGCATAGAACTTGGCTGTTTTTTACTTCATTCTAGCTCTTTTGGCGAAAAGTGCGCCCATGTTCAAGGGCTTCCAGAAATGCGGTTTCGTCAGAAATAGAACCCACAACTTGAGTCAGCCAATTCTCAGGAGGAGACTGACTCTCGACTTTTTGTTTGAGTTGGGAAACCGTTTGCTCTAGGGTAAGCAAACGCTGTTCTAGGGTCACTTCGTCTAATATAATTTTCTCAACCAAGCTAACTCTTTTTTAGTTTAGAGGATGGGAACCCCAACTGTCTCCGGTCAACCATCAGTTTCTCTGGTAGGGACTCCCTAACGGGGGTCGCCAATCAACACCAACGGCGACCAGAAAAACGGATGACGGTGAGACTGACTTAATTTAGCCTCACGCAATATCACTCTAGACTATTGCTTAACTAACGGTTTGGATCGCTGAATTGCTGATAATATTAGCATCAACTGTAGCCAGTGTTAACCCATAGTACATAGCGGTGGCTACAATAAATCTGTCGGCTGGGTCTTGATGGGGTAGGGAAATCTGGCGACTTAAAATAGCAATGGCATAATTCATCTCAGCTTCACGAGTTTTCAGTGTTTTCAAAGCTAAGTTAACCCATGTAATCGGGTCAGGATGTAAAGATATCCGTTTTTTTTCTGCTAAAATCAATGTTTCCCAAATGCTAATTGGACTCAGCCAAAGTTCAGTATTAGGAGCGACAATTGTAGTTTGAAGTTGGCTTGATAAGCGTTGGTCTCCCAGTAAATACCACAGCCAAATGTGGGTATCTAGCAGCAGTTTCATTGCAGTACATCCCAGGGTTGAGGCTCTGGAGTAATTATATCTCCTAAAATTTCACCGCTTCCCTTCATGACCCCAAAAGCCGGGCGTTCATCTGAGGGAGTGGCGGGATAGATAATCACTAACGGTTTACCTTCATGGATGACCGTAATCGGGGTTTTAGTCCGTTCGACTTCTAAAAAGAGATTCTGGAGAATTTGAGGCAGTTCATGGGTCGTAATTTCTGTCATCAATTACCTCCTGGAGGGTGAAAAAATCTGGTAAATGCCGCACCGCTTAATTTTAGTTTACTAGAAATTCCCCGAGTCCTAACCCAGCGTCTGGACTACCGGGGGTCGCCAATCAACACCAACGGCGACCAGAAAAACGGATGACGGTGAGACTGACTTAACTTCGCCTGACGCAATGCCTCCACCTTACTCAACCCCTCCTCCATAATCAGGCGATAAAACTCCGTTGTCACTGCTGCTGTTGCCGCATCATCCGCATTCCACAACGTGGCCATCAACGCCCTCGCCCCCGCACGTTCCCAAATATAAGCCATTCCCATAATCGCATCTCCATCCAGATTGGTCTGTAATGCGGTCTGACAGGCGGTCAATGCCACCAATTGGGTATCCTGTAACCCTAGTAATGCCGCGTCGGCTAGGGGATATTCTCCATCGGCAAATAACAGGGTGTTGGCGTTCATGTGGGTTTCTCGTAGTTGCTCATCCTCACAAATATCTTGCCCCAAAAAACAACAACCCAATTGCTGAAAACAGCCGTGGGTGGCGATATGCAGATAGCGATGACGGGAGGATTGACGTTTGAACACTTCCAACGTCGCCTGGTGGTGGCGGTAAATCTCACTCTCTGGGGCGAGGCGGAGGAGGGCATCGACTTCGGCTTCCGTTCCCGGTAGATTAAACAAGGGGTCTTGGGGTTTAGGATTGGCAAAGCCGAGGACTCGGTAACCCCCAGAGAAGCGGGGGAGGAAGGTGGTGCTAACTAGGGCGAGGGTGAGCAAGGTTCCCCCCAGTTTCCAATGGTGTTTGACTGTGGCTCCCATGCCGATGATTCCTAGGAGGAGGGAAAGCGTCCACAGGGGAAAGTTGAGAAACGGGGAGGGGGAAGGACTGGCGAGGAGGGAACGACTGGAGAGACGAGTGAGATAATGGATGGGGTACTGTTGCAGCAGGAATTGGTCCTTTTCCGAGTCCCGGAGGGTTTCAAAGGGGAATTGGCGCAGGGACCCGGTGGCGATGATGGCGAGTTGTTGGGGGTTGAGGGCTTCAATCTCGGCGGCAACAGGGCGGATTAGGTGGTCGTAGAGGGTGGCGGAAAGGCGACGATAGCCGGAATCGCCGCTTTGGAGCATTTGGCGATATTCTGTCACCCACTCGTTGAACTCCTCGGCATCGATGGGGACTTTTTTAACCCTGAGACTGTCGCGGCTGAGGAGAAAGAGGGCGATCGTGTTGGGAACGTTTTGGATATTTGTGAGGAGAACGGGTTGTAAGACAACGGTTCCCGGGGGGGAGGATGGTTTGCAGTTGGCTGAGGTCTTCGGGTTGAATTTCAAAGAGTTCCGCAACTTCGGGGTAGGTATTGGCGAGGGTTTCCGCTTGTTGGAGGACTTGCGCTTCTAAGTCGCGCATTTGGTCCACCAGGGCAGTGCTGAAGTTGTCTTGCAGTTGTTGGCGCAGGGCTTGCAGTTGTTGGGATTGCTCGTTCCAGTCATCAAGGGCGGCTTGGGCTTCGGGGTTAGCCACTCTCACACCGATGAGACGGTTATAATCGGCTAGTTCGTAGGTGGTGACGCGGTTCGCCCATTCAAAGGCGCGTTGGGGCTGGTTTTGGTCGATGAGCAGGTCAACCAGGGCAACGGCTCTCCCGCGATTGGTTTGGAGGAAAGTCTCGCGGAATTCTTTTTGCAGTTCACCTCGGAGTTCAAGGAGGATGTTCAGGGAGTCTTCCCAGTAGGTGATGGCTTTGTCGGGTTGGTTGGTGTCTCGGTAGACGGAGGCTATGTTGCTGAGAGTGGTGATTTCTTGAGGGCGATCGCCCACTTCTCGGTGAATGAGCAAGGCTGGATTGTGGTAGTCGTCCAGGGCTTGAGTCGGTTTGCCCAAAGCATTGTAGACCGCACCAATGTTGTTGAGAGTGTAGGCTTCTCCAGGGCGATCGCCCACTTCTCGGTGAATTGGCAAGGCCTGATTCAGGTAGTCCAGGGCTTGAGTCCGGTTGCCCAAGGTATTGTACATTGTACCAATGTTGTTGAGAGTGGTGGCTTCCTTTGAGCGATCGCCCACTTCTCGCTGAATTGACAAAGCCTGATTGTAGTAGTCCAGGGCTTCAGTCCGCTTGCCCAAGGCATTGTACACTGCACCAATGTTATGGAGAGTGGCGGCTTCCCCTGAACGATTGCCCACTTCTCGCTGAATTGACAAAGCCTGATTGTAGTAGTCCAGGGCTTCAGTCCGCTTGCCCAAGGCATTGTAGACCACGCCAATGCCATTGAGAGTCATGGCTTCTCCTGAGCGATCGCCCACTTCTCGCCTCATTGGCAAAGCCTGATTGTAGTAGTCCAGAGCTTGAGTCCGATTGCCCAAGCTCTGGTACACCAAGCCCATATTATGGACGGTGGTAGCTTCTTCAGAGCGATCGCCCACTTCTCGGTGAATCAGCAAAGCCTGATTGTAGTAGTCCAGGGCTTGAGTCCGGTTGCCCAAAGCATAATAAACCAGGCCAATGTTGTTGAGAGTTACGCCTTCCCCAGGGCGATCGCCCACTTCTCGCCGAATCGACAGGGCTTGATTGAAATAGTCCAGGGCTTGAGTCCGATTGCCCAAGGTATCATACCCGCTACCAATGTTATGGAGGGTGGAGGCTTCTCCTGAGCGATCACCCACTTCTCGACAAATCGACAGAGCCTGATTGTAGTAGTCCAAGGCTTTCGTAGGGTTGCCCAAGGTCTTGTACACTCCACCAATGTTATTGAGAGTGGTGGCTTCCCCTGAGCGATTACCCACTTCTCGGTGAATCCGCAAGGCTTGATTATAGTAGTCCATGGCTTGAGTCCATTTGCCTAAAGCATGGTACACCAAGCCAATGTTGTTGAGAGCGGTGGCTTCTCCTGAGCGATCGCCCACCTCTCGCATGATAGGCAAAGCCTGATTGTAGTAGTCCAGAGCTTCAGTCCGGTTGCCCAAGGCATTGTAGACACTACCAATGTTATAGAGAGTCTTGCCTTCCCCTGAGCGATCGCCCACTTCTCGCCGAATCGGCAAAGCCTGATTTAAGTAGTCCAGGGCTTCAGTCCGCTTGCCCAAGGCATCGTACATTACACCAATGTCGTTGAGCGTGGTGGCTTCCCCTGAGCGATTACCCACGTCTCGCAGAATGGGCAAGGCTTGATTGAAATAATTTAGGGCTTGAGTTTGGTTGCCCAAGGCATGGTACACCGAGCCAATGTTATAGAGAGTGGTGGCTTCCATAGAGCGCTGGCCTACCTCTCGCCAAATTGGTAAGGCTTGATTGAAGTAGTCCAGGGCTTCAGTCCGCTTGCCCAAGGCATGGTACATTCCACCAATATCGTTGAGAGTGGCGGCTTCCCCTGAACGATTGCCCACCTCTCGCATGATAGGCAAAACCTGATTGTAGTGGTTCAGGGCTTCCGTCCGCTTGTCCAAGGCCTCGTACACTCGACCCATGTTAGTGAGAGTGGCGAGTTCCCCTGAGCGATTGCCCACTTCACGCCAAATTGACAAAGCCTGATTAAAATAGTCCAGGGCTTCCATGTGCTTGCCCAAGGCATGGTACACTCCTCCAATATTATTGAGGGTGGTGGCTTCCCCTGAGCGAGCGCCCACTTCTCGTCTCAGAGCCAAGGCTTGATTGTAGTAGTCCAGGGCTTCAGTACGGTTGCCCAAGTCATCGTAAACTAAACCGATGTTATGAAGGGTGGTGGCTTCCTCTGAGCGATCGCCCACTTCTTGCAGAATGGGCAAGGCTTGATTGAAATAGTCCAAAGCTTTAGTCCGGTTGCCCAAGGCATTGTACACGCTACCAATGGTAGTGAGGATGGTGGCTTCCCCTGATCTGTTATTCGTCTCTCGAAAAAGAATCAGTGCTTTTTGATAGAATTCTAAAGCCTTGGGGTTTTGTCGGAGCTGGTTATAATTTCGACCAATTCCGAAAAGGGCTACGGCTTCCAACTGCTGATTTTGCAATTGTCGAGCCGCCTCTAAAACACGCTCCAATGTTTTGATCGCCTGCACAGGTTGCCCCTGTCTTGTCTGTTGAGTACCCTGCTTTAACAGTTGCTCAACCTCCCTTTGCGACATCCTCCCCTGCGCCAAAACCGTCTGTGCCTCCACCCAAGGCGACAGAGAACCCATGCCCAACAGCAGCGAAACCGTCAACAGCGAACTCACCCAGCGTCCAGTCATGGCTCGACTCTCCCTGTGACTCTATCTGTTCTATTATGACCCGAAGGCGCAGAAATTGAGTCTCTCCAAGGACCGCACAGCCATAATATCAGCCTCATCGCCGCCCAGTTTCTCCACCACTATAATCAAGGTAGTCTATAACGCTCCTACTGGTGTCATGAACCTATCACTCACCCCAGAAATCGAACAAAGGATTGCGGCTCAACTCAACCAAGGACATTACCAATCCGCCCATGAGGTCATCTTAGCGGCCCTAGAACTCCTGGACCAACGCCAGCAATACCTGACTGAACTGCGTCAGGAAATCGCGATTGATGCCACTCAAATTGAACAGGGACAAGTGATAGATGGAGAACAGGTTTTTGAGCGTATCCTCAACCGTTTACATAATTTTATAACATGAAAAACACAACTCAATTTCAAAAAATTGCTGCCGAAGTGCAACTGTTTAATGATATTGAAACCAAGGAAAAGTTTGTGTTTGTCGTGGGTGCTTTAGTGGCTCGATTAATTAGCCTTCAGAAAGGAGCCGAAATCATGGAAATGGAACCGGAAATGCTTTTAAAGATTTTGGAAATGATGAGCATCGATTTTTCTTATCTTACTGCCGAAGATATTAAAGCGGAAAAAACTTGGTAAGACTGATGAAAATTCTCTGCCGCGTCACGAGGATGCCAGAACCCGCGCTTGAGCGATTTCTCTGTCTCCAATTCCCCGCACTTGAGAACTCAAGAGAGAAATAATCGCAATGGTTTCTCCGGCGATGGTCATAAATTCTACTTCATAGCCCAAACCTTCTTGATGGACTAAGACAACTGTACCCATATCGCCGGATTTTAAATCATATTCCGGTAAATCTACGGTTAAAACAACTCGGTCTAATTCACTAATCATGGTTTACTAAATTTGTCCTCGTGACGTGGATTCAATGTCCCTCTCCTGTGCTGGGATTCCGATTTAGGGTGAGGGTGACAAAGAGGATAGGGAAGCTGAGGTGTTCCGGTTAGGTTTTGCCCTTGGCTTCACGGAACCCACCCCAACTCCGATGACTTACTCCTCCCGGTCACGACGTACTTTACTCACGACAATTTCCATCTCATCCTCTGACAGGGGGATAAGCTGATCCAACAGAAAATCAAAATCGTTCTGGTTTTCCAGTTTCCCCTGTAACTCATCATTCTCCCAAGCCTGCTGACCCCGAATCATCATTTTTTCCTCCTCATAGTCTAGGGCAGAGAAGGGAACCCGCCAAGTTTCTGGGGTACTCATATCCTCCCCGCGAATGTTGGGCCGCCCTCTGACAACTAACCCCTGATTTGTCAGGCGATCGCGCTCTATTTTCGCAACTTCCGTCAGGGGCAATCCTTGGGAGCGTCCCGCCAATTGCAGTTGGCGAGTTTCTGGGTTAAATCCCAGTAATTCATGGTTGCCACTCCCCCCGGCTTTTAACTCAATTTTGATATTCACCGGGAGCATCACTTGAATAATTGGCGGTGAGGGTAATGGATTGAGTTGCCCAGTAGGGGTAACTTCAGCGGTTTGGGAAGGAGGGCTAATGGCACATCCCCCTATTCCCAGGGAGGAAACCATTAAAACCAGTGACAAGATATGGCAAGTTGGATGTTTCATAACAGCTTAGACTGGTGTAGAACTCGATGGGGGGACCCTCACCCTACTTTGAATCCAAAGCCCCCTCTTGCTCCCTCTCCCATTTTGGGAGAGGGCTGGGGTGAGGGCGGATGAGGGCCGACTGGCTAAACGGTAAGAGGTAGCCCCGAGAGGGTTTGTTGTCATCTTTGGGATAAGGTTGAGATGAGTGATTCACAGCGTTTACCCCCGGAAACTTTTGCCCTGGGAAGAATTGCCAGTTTGCTGGTGATGTTGGGGGCGGTGCTATACTTCACGGGGTGGACTTATCGCTGGATCTATTTCGCGTTTTTCCAACTGGAAGTGACGACGCTGCCTTTGCCCCTAGAGTCGTTTTATATTGCTGCCTTTCAAGTGTTTTTTGGCAGCTTCCGAGCCATTTTCCATACCATTATAACGGCGGCGTTGGTTGTGGTGGGGGTTTATTGCAGTCTGTGGTTACTGGAAGGGCAACCCTCACTCCGGTTCCAAGCTGGACTCGAGAACATCCATGGGCGGATATTGGCTTCCCTCAATAATCGTTTAGCCAGTCAACCGCCTCAAACATTCTGGAAACGCTGGCTATTTCGGTTGTATCGGGAACTGTTGCAACTGCTAAAATCGTTTCTGGAGTTCCACCTGTTGGAGTATCAATCCCTACGATTTGTGCGATCGCTTTTGGATGAAACATTGATTATCTGTTGGGTGCTGGCGGGCTGTTTCTGGCTGGCACAATGGCAGGGAGAAGCGGATGCGTGGCGGGATGCGGTGAATGAAACCTCGTCTCTCCCGGTGGTGACGGTGGTTGTGCGAGAGGATAGTTTTCCCTTGGGGGTGAACCCCGATGATATCCGCAATCCTCAAGGTATCCGCATTATTGGTGACCCAAGCAGCTACCAGCAACTGCTGAGTGCGGCGATTAATAACCCCAGCCAGAATCGGGTCTGGCGGTTGCTGATTGATGTGGATGGGGATTATTATATATTCCCAGCCCTACCGGAACGGGATGAAACCCGCCGCCCTGCGTTGGTGGTGATTCCTCGCAGCCATCAAGGCGATCGCCTAATTCAGTTGCGCCCCACACTCGACACGGATATTCCCAGTCAAGCTAAAGATAATCAGCCGACTAATAGTAAATAGACGCATCAGTTTTATACACCCCTAGCTGTGCAATCTGGTGAGTTTTTGGGTTATGCGATCGCATAACCCAACCTACAAACTCAGTTCTAATCAACCACTGGTGCTGTACTCAGTTCTACCGTGAAAGACTCAAAAGTTACCTCAAATCCTTCCCGTTCTGGGGATGCACACACCGGGCCAACCCAAGCCGTAGGTTCTTCGGGAAAATCCGTCAGACGTAATAGGACAAATTTATCACCATCGAGGGAGTAGAGAACTGCAATGGCTTCATTTCTGCGCCGTACTTCAAACCAAACCCGATCGGGTTGACCTGCCAAGGGAGCAACGGCCCAATCCGATCGCTCCCGTGTCACAACTGCACTGGCGTATTGGACACCATCTACATATTCAATGCCACACTTGAGCCAATGGGTTTTACTGACTCTAACCATCAATCCAGCTTGATCATAGAGTTCCTGGTATTGCCCCGAAAAACAGACCCGGGCTCGAAAGTTGCCCAATACTTCACGGTAGTAACAGTGACCAGAATCCCGAATAAAACCGTAGTGAGTTGTCCGCCAGAAATCGGTTTTCAACCCGGTTTTAACCCAAAGCCGATCGCCGCGATTCTGCCATGCCGCAGGGGGGTTATACCACTGCATGGATGACCAAGGGGTGATTGGTGAAGGTTCCATAGTCATGGCTCGTCCTATCAAATTGACTACTCCCCGCGCTAAAGCGACGGGGATTCCCCGGAGGGATTTCAGAACTTCCGACAAGTCGGACTCCTAGGCGAAGTCAAATACGCCTCTATAGGTTGCCCGAAGGCTTCCTTTTACTTATTTTCATTCAATCACCTTTTGTCTCTCGCCAATGAAACGTCTTTGCTGCCGACATTTCTGCATGATGCAAGTCTGCCCTCACGGGATGTTAAGCCCCTTTCATTTGGGTCATAGAGAAGGCGATACCATTCTATCATAGTCATTGCGGCTAAAGCCGCCGAGTCGTTTTTCCGCCCCGCTTTAAAAAGACGGAGCTACCAAACTCCCGAATTTTTGCCGTGTATTACTGGGAACATAGCAGAACTCAAAAACAACAGAAATGGCTGTCGCCGGAATCTATGGAAGATGTTAACAACGGTAACACCCAGAGAACTAGATCAGTCAGATCCGCATTATTGGTGACGCAAGCAGCTACCAGCAACTGCTGAGTGCGGCGATTAATAACCCCAGCCAGAATCGGGTCTGGCGGTTGCTGATTGATGTGGATGGGGATTATTATATATTCCCAGCCCTACCGGAACGGGATGAAACCCGCCGCCCTGCGTTGGTGGTGATTCCTCGCAGTCATCAAGGCGATCGCTTGATTCAGTTGCGCCCCACACTCGACACGGATATTCCCAGTGGGGATAACAATTGATAATCGCTCATCGATACCTAGGTAATAGGAAAGCCCGAAGCGTCGGTGATGGGATGACTATCGGGTTATGATTGAACCCGAAAAGCGTGACAACCTGCCATTAAGATGAATCAAACCCTGTGGATAGCCCGACACGGCGATCGCCAAGACCATGCCGATTCTAATTGGTATCGTAGCAGTAGCAATCCTTTTGACCCGCCCTTATCAGCCAAAGGGGAAAAGCAAGCGATCGCCCTAGCCCAACGTCTAGGGGGAGAAAAGATTAACTACATTTTCGCATCCCCATTTCTGCGAACCGTTGCTACCGCCCACGCCGTAGCCGAAGTTCTGGATTTACCAGTGCAACTAGAACCGGGACTGGGAGAGTTTTTAAGTGGTTACAGCTTCCCCTATTTGCCGAAAATGCGATCGTCATCAGAACTAAAAGCCGATTTTCCCCGCATCAATCTTAACTATGAATCGCCCCAAGGTTGGCAGTATCCCGAAACCTGGTCTATGGCTCAACAACGCATGACCAGCACTATCCAACGCTTAACCACACAATACCCCGAAAATCTCCTTTTGGTAGGTCATGCAGCCTCAGTGAAAGGACTCACCCAAGCATTAATTACGCGAAAGCCGAAACTCAAAACCTCTCTTTGCTGTCTAGTCAAGTTGGTAGCTGATGATGATGGTTGGAACCTGGAACTAGCCGGAGATACTAGCCATCTGGAACTAGCCGGGGTGGCTTCCCAGTCTCATCTACTCAGAGCCGCTCTGAGATATTACCGCTATTATCGATATGCTTACCGATATCAGCCCGAATTACCTCGATGATATATAATATCTTGCGGTTAATGGTGCTAGAATCGTAAAGGCCAGTCGTCCATAAGTTGGGTGCCCCCATAATTTGCCAAACACTTGGCAGCCAAAACGCGATTTATAAAGGAAATAACTGCATGAGTTCAACAACCGTCCAAGCCAAATATGAAATTAAAGACCCAACACTTGCCCCAAAAGGCAAACAACGGATTGAATGGGCGGGGCGTGAAATGCCAGTTTTGCGCCAAATTCAAGAACGTTTTGCCCAAGAAAAGCCCTTTGATGGTATTCGTTTAATTGCTTGCTGTCACGTCACCACAGAAACAGCACATTTGGCGATCGCTCTCAAAGCTGGGGGCGCGGATGCTATACTTATTGCTAGTAACCCCCTGTCAACCCAAGACGATGTAGCCGCTAGTTTGGTGGTTGATTATGGCATCCCCGTTTTCGCCATGAAAGGGGAAGATACAGCCACCTATCTGCGCCACGTCGAGATTGCCCTTGATCACCGCCCCAATATTATTATTGATGATGGTAGTGATGTTACCGCTACCCTCGTTAAAAACCGTCAGCATCAAATACCTGAAATTATTGGCACTACCGAAGAAACCACTACCGGAATTGTCCGTCTGCGGGCTATGTTTAATGATGGGAAACTGACTTTCCCAGCTATGAACGTTAACGACGCAGATACTAAGCACTTTTTTGATAACCGCTACGGAACTGGTCAATCTACCCTTGATGGTATTATCCGCGCTACTAATGTTCTGCTCGCCGGTAAAAATGTCGTCGTTGTCGGTTATGGTTGGTGTGGTAAAGGCTCCGCCTTGCGCGCTCGTGGATTGGGTGCTAATGTCATTGTTACCGAAGTTGATCCAGTCCGGGCTATTGAAGCCGTCATGGATGGTTTCCGCGTGATGCCTATGGAACAAGCTGCCTCTCTGGGAGATTTGTTTATTACTGTCACTGGTAATAAGCACGTTATTCGTGGGGAACATTTCGATGTGATGAAAGACGGCGCTATGGTTTGCAACTCTGGTCACTTCGATATTGAAATTGACCTGAAAGATCTCGCAGAACGTTCTACCGAAATCAAGGAAGTTCGTAATTTTACCCAACAATATAAGCTCAAAAACGGTAAATCTGTTGTGGTTTTGGGTGAAGGACGTTTGATCAATTTGGCTGCTGCTGAAGGTCATCCTAGTGCCGTTATGGATATGAGTTTTGCTAACCAAGCCATGGCTTGTGAATATCTGGTCAAAAATCAAGGCAAACTCGAACCCGGTCTGCACTCTATCCCCCAAGACGTGGATCAGGAAATTGCTCGTCTGAAATTGAAAGCCATGGGTATTGCTATTGATACCTTGACATCAGAACAGATTGAGTATATGAATTCCTGGACTGTTGGCACTGACTAATCTCTCCAGTTTTTCTTGGGGTTGGATTTAGGCAATATCTGTCAAGGCAACCGGAGACGGTTGCCTAAATATATTCTGGTTGATTGATTCCGGTTAGTTTTTTTATCTTTAGCTGTGGCTTGTGGCAAAACTTTCTGTTGAACTTCAGCGCTATTTTTGGGAAGAGTCCCGTTCCTCTCAGGTAACGCTGGGTGATATTATTACTCTGGCAGGAGAGCGGATTTTTGGGTTTTTGTTTGTGGTGCTGGCGCTGCCTTCCGCCCTTCCCATTCCGGCTCCTGGCTATTCGGTTCCCTTTGGGATTTTATTATTTTTGTTAGCTATTCAATTGGTGGCGGGTTCACAAACGCCTTGGTTTCCGGATTCATGGCTGAACCGTGAATTGCCTTTGGAAAAGGTACAGGGAATTTTAAAAGTGGGGATTCCTTGGTTACAGAAAATTGAGGTGGTTTGCCGTCCCCGCTTGAGTTTTATTTGTACTCATCCGGTGGGAAAGGTTGTGATTGGTTGTGCGATCGCAATTATGGCAGTCTCCATGATGCTGCCTATTCCCTTAACTAATACACTACCAGCGATCGGGATTTTTATTACCGGATTTGGGCTGTTGGATGATGATGGGGCGATTACCTTGGGGGGATTAGTAGTTTGTCTCATGGGAGCAGTCCTTTCCGGTTTAATTTTACTGTTTGGCTATGAAGCAGTGAAAGCCGGGATTAATTACCTACGGTTGTCCATCAGTCGCTAAGATCACCCCAACTGGCTCCGAAAAGTGATCACCATCACTACAACTTAGTTGATTGGGTCATCAGTTAATTTGCGTAGTCTCACCTAGAAACCCTATGAACATCACGAGAATCGATCCGAGAAATCACTGAGATTTTCGGAAACCTTTGGGATGATGAAGATACTAAAAGGTTGGCCGCTTACTTGTCCTGGAGAGAAATATGATTGTGATGACTACATCTACCAAAACTTATATCAACCCAGATGGCTCACTCGCGCAACTGCCTCTGTCCACCAAATTCGGGAATATAGAACTTAGACAGATTTACCATCTAGCCCAAACTCAGAATTGGGAACCTGAAACTCTGGAAAGTCGCATCGATCGCGCTTTGTCCATGGTGGATGCTAATTGGGCGAATCCCAAAGAACAGCTTTTGTTAGAATTAGTTCGTCAGGGTAGAGCCGACCAAATCGATGGTATCGAATATTGGACTACCCAAATTGACGAAACACGGGCGGCGGGAATTTGTCTTGACCCGGTTACATTGACACTAGAAGTTATGGTGATTGACTTACAGTGGTTTACCCCTATCCATCGGGAACAGGTGAGAACCCTATCAAGATTATGTCAGCTTACCAGTTTGA includes:
- the ahcY gene encoding adenosylhomocysteinase — encoded protein: MSSTTVQAKYEIKDPTLAPKGKQRIEWAGREMPVLRQIQERFAQEKPFDGIRLIACCHVTTETAHLAIALKAGGADAILIASNPLSTQDDVAASLVVDYGIPVFAMKGEDTATYLRHVEIALDHRPNIIIDDGSDVTATLVKNRQHQIPEIIGTTEETTTGIVRLRAMFNDGKLTFPAMNVNDADTKHFFDNRYGTGQSTLDGIIRATNVLLAGKNVVVVGYGWCGKGSALRARGLGANVIVTEVDPVRAIEAVMDGFRVMPMEQAASLGDLFITVTGNKHVIRGEHFDVMKDGAMVCNSGHFDIEIDLKDLAERSTEIKEVRNFTQQYKLKNGKSVVVLGEGRLINLAAAEGHPSAVMDMSFANQAMACEYLVKNQGKLEPGLHSIPQDVDQEIARLKLKAMGIAIDTLTSEQIEYMNSWTVGTD
- a CDS encoding exopolysaccharide biosynthesis protein, coding for MAKLSVELQRYFWEESRSSQVTLGDIITLAGERIFGFLFVVLALPSALPIPAPGYSVPFGILLFLLAIQLVAGSQTPWFPDSWLNRELPLEKVQGILKVGIPWLQKIEVVCRPRLSFICTHPVGKVVIGCAIAIMAVSMMLPIPLTNTLPAIGIFITGFGLLDDDGAITLGGLVVCLMGAVLSGLILLFGYEAVKAGINYLRLSISR